In Actinomycetota bacterium, one DNA window encodes the following:
- a CDS encoding alkaline phosphatase D family protein, translated as MQPDPRDLNGPTFQHGVASGDPEADRVVLWTRISTPDDPVDVRWRIARDEDLSDVVASGVTTTGSDRDRTVKIDVPGLSPATTYFYAFEAAGERSPVGRTRTAPVGATDAVKLAFTSCAKYNDGFFNAYGRIADRDDLALVVHMGDYIYEYGTEDRSPGAAIGRAHVPDHDCVSHDDYRTRYALHRLDPDCQRMHQRHPTVHVFDDHEFADDRWREGASKHDPQLHGRFDVRADAALRAWYEWLPVRMPDRDHPARIYRRLPLGDVADLLMIDCRSWRDEQVGPPTMYDDVRDLLGAEQRRWLCERLAGSTARWKLVGNPIMVGQCYTHLLPDWLGPPLAELGILTEERHGANPDQWDGYPGDRGRVFAAIRRDQIRNVVFLSGDVHTCWALHLLEDPTQHIEPVAVEFVTPSVTSQNLNEKLGEGRDREAGGVEATVMRDNPHVRWCEFDAHGYVVLDVTPARIRGEWWAVDTVLERSDGEALLSSWEVRDGTSRLHHIGGADGHRSAGEDR; from the coding sequence ATGCAACCAGACCCACGCGACCTCAACGGACCGACGTTCCAGCACGGGGTGGCCAGTGGCGACCCCGAGGCGGACCGGGTGGTGCTGTGGACCCGGATCAGCACCCCCGACGACCCGGTCGACGTGCGATGGCGGATCGCCCGCGACGAGGACCTGTCGGACGTGGTCGCCAGCGGGGTGACGACCACCGGATCCGACCGCGACCGGACCGTGAAGATCGACGTCCCCGGCCTGTCCCCGGCGACCACCTACTTCTACGCGTTCGAAGCCGCCGGGGAACGCTCACCGGTCGGGCGCACCCGCACCGCACCGGTCGGGGCGACCGACGCGGTCAAGCTCGCGTTCACGTCGTGCGCGAAGTACAACGACGGGTTCTTCAACGCCTACGGACGCATCGCCGACCGCGACGATCTCGCGCTGGTCGTGCACATGGGCGACTACATCTACGAGTACGGGACCGAGGATCGTTCACCGGGCGCTGCGATCGGCAGGGCCCACGTGCCCGACCACGACTGCGTCAGCCACGATGACTACCGGACGCGGTACGCGCTGCACCGCCTGGACCCGGACTGCCAACGGATGCACCAGCGTCACCCCACGGTCCACGTCTTCGACGACCACGAGTTCGCTGACGACCGCTGGCGCGAGGGAGCCAGCAAGCACGATCCCCAGCTGCACGGGCGGTTCGACGTGCGGGCCGACGCGGCGCTGCGGGCGTGGTACGAGTGGCTGCCGGTCCGCATGCCCGACCGTGATCACCCGGCACGCATCTACCGCCGGCTCCCGCTGGGCGACGTCGCCGACCTGCTCATGATCGACTGCCGATCCTGGCGCGACGAGCAGGTCGGCCCGCCCACGATGTACGACGACGTCCGAGATTTGCTCGGCGCCGAGCAACGACGCTGGCTGTGCGAGCGCCTGGCGGGATCGACGGCGCGGTGGAAGCTCGTCGGGAACCCGATCATGGTCGGGCAGTGCTACACGCACCTCCTCCCCGACTGGCTCGGCCCGCCGCTCGCGGAGCTCGGGATCCTCACCGAGGAACGTCACGGCGCGAACCCCGACCAGTGGGACGGCTACCCCGGCGACCGTGGCCGGGTGTTCGCGGCCATCCGCCGCGACCAGATCCGCAACGTCGTGTTCCTATCGGGCGACGTGCACACCTGTTGGGCGCTGCACCTGCTGGAGGACCCCACCCAACACATCGAACCGGTGGCGGTGGAGTTCGTGACGCCGAGTGTCACCAGCCAGAACCTCAACGAGAAGCTCGGCGAGGGCCGCGACCGCGAGGCCGGAGGTGTGGAGGCCACGGTGATGCGCGACAACCCCCACGTGCGCTGGTGCGAGTTCGACGCGCACGGGTACGTGGTGCTGGATGTGACGCCCGCCCGGATCCGGGGCGAGTGGTGGGCGGTGGACACCGTGCTGGAACGCAGCGACGGCGAGGCGCTGCTCAGCTCCTGGGAGGTCCGCGACGGCACCAGCCGACTGCACCACATCGGGGGCGCGGACGGCCACCGCAGCGCGGGCGAGGATCGCTAG
- a CDS encoding RNA 2'-phosphotransferase has translation MDPRRRARLSKLLALLLRHDPQRAGLRLEPGGWVSVEHLIAALGRLGRNVTKAELEEVVRVADGAGGRGGKDRFELSADGTHVRARYGHSLAVDMGYEPAEPPPVLYHGTATTALDVILTDGIRSMGRQLVHLSEDVPSAAQVGARHGRPVVVAVDAAALARDGGVFHRLPGGVWLTAEVPPHRIEGVVTP, from the coding sequence GTGGACCCCCGCCGCCGCGCGCGTCTATCGAAGCTGCTGGCCCTCCTGTTGCGCCACGACCCGCAGCGCGCCGGGTTGCGCCTGGAGCCCGGTGGTTGGGTGTCGGTGGAGCACCTGATCGCTGCCCTGGGCCGGCTGGGCAGGAACGTGACGAAGGCGGAGCTCGAGGAGGTCGTGCGCGTCGCCGACGGCGCAGGGGGGCGGGGCGGCAAGGACCGCTTCGAGTTGTCGGCTGACGGCACCCACGTGAGAGCCCGGTACGGCCACAGCCTCGCGGTCGACATGGGCTACGAACCGGCCGAACCGCCACCGGTGCTCTACCACGGCACGGCCACAACGGCCCTCGATGTGATCCTGACCGACGGGATCAGGTCGATGGGGCGCCAGCTGGTGCACCTGTCGGAGGACGTGCCCAGCGCCGCCCAGGTCGGTGCCCGCCACGGCCGGCCGGTGGTGGTCGCGGTCGACGCCGCGGCTCTGGCACGCGACGGTGGCGTGTTCCACCGCCTTCCCGGCGGGGTTTGGCTCACCGCCGAGGTGCCGCCCCACCGCATCGAGGGGGTGGTCACCCCGTGA
- a CDS encoding 3-hydroxyacyl-CoA dehydrogenase NAD-binding domain-containing protein, with product MANEVYTRFKVRYYDSREAGRLALVTMDNGADHTKPNTFGLRALESLRDALDEMESQSDVKGLMLTGKPFIFAAGADITAFQGADEEFAREAGSTGHALFRRLMDLPYPTLAAINGVCLGGGLEIALHCDYRTLSHAAGPIGFPEVFLSILPAWGGTQLTPRIAGPANALQVIVRNALDNNRTLNAAQAAQLGLVDDVLPSVDFHERSLRTLEELVTGERRLAERIPSTEGLDEALQQTRQYVDERVHGATRAPGLAIDLIEFAARGGDFDEGYRLEEEAITELLPARQAQAAVYAFQLTQQRIRKQPWRPDADPRPVRRAAIVGSGLMGAQLGSYFLQRLEVPIVMKDIDEAVLEQARQTIEADLDQAAERGRLRRGKERFLKTLVTYTTSYEPVAGADVVLEAVVERMDVKQRIFADLEEVVDDDAILASNTSSLSISEMAAHLDHPERVVGLHFFNPVRVMPFLEIVRTEAASDRAMATAFELSKQLRKSGVQCKDTPAFIVNRLLMRFNGACMQALRHGNPFTDIDDAIKQLGLPMGPFELLGFVGLKVAYHTAETLQAAFPDRFPRDENFRRFAELDVDGIYDWSRGRVAYDEVAAAVQVDEDLEPLSAEEIRQRALEATTDEAKIMLDEQVVADGRDIDTGLLLGAGWPFFMGGICKYADHISLSDKLFGRQLLTADDRAFA from the coding sequence ATGGCGAACGAGGTCTACACCCGCTTCAAGGTCCGCTACTACGACTCGCGGGAGGCCGGGCGTCTGGCGCTGGTCACCATGGACAACGGTGCCGACCACACCAAGCCCAACACGTTCGGGCTGAGGGCGCTGGAGTCGCTGCGCGACGCCCTGGATGAGATGGAGTCGCAGTCGGACGTCAAGGGCCTGATGCTGACCGGCAAGCCGTTCATCTTCGCAGCCGGGGCGGACATCACCGCGTTCCAGGGTGCCGACGAGGAGTTCGCACGTGAGGCCGGATCGACTGGTCACGCGCTGTTCCGCCGGCTGATGGATCTGCCCTACCCGACGTTGGCGGCGATCAACGGCGTGTGCCTGGGTGGTGGGTTGGAGATCGCCCTGCACTGCGACTACCGCACGCTGTCGCACGCCGCCGGCCCGATCGGGTTCCCGGAGGTGTTCCTGTCGATCCTCCCGGCGTGGGGCGGCACGCAGCTGACGCCGCGCATCGCCGGACCCGCCAACGCCCTGCAGGTGATCGTCCGCAACGCCCTGGACAACAACCGCACGTTGAACGCCGCTCAGGCCGCCCAACTGGGCCTGGTCGACGACGTCCTGCCGTCGGTCGACTTCCACGAACGGTCGCTGAGGACCCTCGAGGAGCTGGTGACCGGCGAGCGGCGACTGGCCGAGCGGATCCCGTCGACCGAGGGGCTGGACGAGGCGTTGCAGCAGACGCGTCAGTACGTCGATGAGCGGGTGCACGGCGCGACCCGGGCCCCCGGGCTGGCCATCGACCTGATCGAGTTCGCCGCCCGCGGCGGGGACTTCGACGAGGGTTACCGCCTGGAGGAGGAGGCCATCACCGAGCTGCTCCCGGCGCGGCAGGCACAGGCGGCGGTGTACGCGTTCCAGCTGACCCAGCAGCGCATCAGGAAGCAGCCGTGGCGTCCGGACGCCGACCCGCGCCCCGTGCGCAGAGCCGCGATCGTCGGGTCGGGCCTGATGGGTGCCCAGCTCGGGTCCTACTTCCTGCAGCGGCTCGAGGTCCCGATCGTGATGAAGGACATCGACGAGGCCGTCCTCGAACAGGCCCGCCAGACGATCGAGGCCGACCTGGATCAGGCCGCGGAGCGCGGCCGGCTGCGTCGGGGCAAGGAGAGGTTCCTCAAGACGCTGGTGACCTACACCACCAGCTACGAGCCGGTCGCGGGTGCCGACGTCGTGTTGGAGGCCGTCGTCGAGCGGATGGATGTCAAGCAGCGCATCTTCGCCGATCTCGAGGAGGTGGTCGACGACGACGCGATCCTGGCGTCCAACACCTCGTCGCTGTCGATCAGCGAGATGGCAGCGCACCTGGATCATCCCGAGCGGGTGGTGGGCCTGCACTTCTTCAACCCGGTCCGGGTGATGCCGTTCCTGGAGATCGTCCGGACAGAAGCCGCCAGCGACCGTGCGATGGCCACCGCCTTCGAGCTGTCCAAGCAGCTCCGCAAGTCGGGCGTGCAGTGCAAGGACACCCCCGCCTTCATCGTCAACCGACTGCTGATGCGCTTCAACGGGGCCTGCATGCAGGCGCTGCGCCACGGCAACCCCTTCACCGACATCGATGACGCGATCAAGCAGCTGGGCCTGCCGATGGGGCCGTTCGAGCTGCTGGGGTTCGTCGGCCTGAAGGTCGCCTACCACACCGCCGAAACGCTGCAGGCGGCGTTCCCGGACCGCTTCCCACGCGACGAGAACTTCCGGCGCTTCGCCGAGCTGGACGTGGATGGGATCTACGACTGGTCGAGGGGTCGCGTCGCCTACGACGAGGTCGCGGCCGCCGTGCAGGTCGACGAGGACCTCGAACCGCTCAGCGCGGAGGAGATCCGTCAGCGGGCGCTCGAGGCGACCACCGACGAAGCCAAGATCATGCTCGACGAGCAGGTCGTCGCTGACGGGCGCGACATCGACACCGGCTTGCTGCTGGGTGCCGGATGGCCGTTCTTCATGGGCGGCATCTGCAAGTACGCCGACCACATCAGCCTGTCGGACAAGCTCTTCGGCCGGCAGCTGCTGACAGCCGACGACCGCGCGTTCGCCTGA
- a CDS encoding thiolase family protein yields MTDRSGPLRDAVYVDGVRLPIGRAKPDGYYADTRADDMAVRTVRALLERNPAVDPGDIDDVALAATAQVGDQGLTMGRAVAVLAGLPLTVPGYAIDRMCAGALTAICNAANAIRVGAQDVVLAGGVEHMGRHPMGAHMDPNPRFIAEKLVDPTALVMGNTAENLHDELPEITRERADQYAVQSQERTAKAQAEGIFDTHVARMVVWSKDGVRVVSDDEHPRPGTTVNDLTTLSSPFRVGGRVTAGNAAGLNDGAGCVLLTSAEYAEGKGLAPRMRFVDYVFVGVEPETMGYGPVPATDRLLARNDLTLDDVDVVFMNEAFAVQCVAFLDHYGLPLDTPKVNPYGGAIAMGHPLAMSGARLTAELATFFEKNPDARYGVTTLCVGLGMGCSILWERL; encoded by the coding sequence ATGACCGACCGTTCCGGCCCGCTCCGCGACGCCGTCTACGTCGACGGAGTCCGCCTCCCGATCGGCCGCGCCAAGCCCGACGGTTACTACGCCGACACGCGGGCGGACGACATGGCGGTGCGCACGGTGCGGGCGCTGCTGGAACGCAACCCGGCCGTGGATCCCGGCGACATCGACGACGTGGCGTTGGCCGCGACCGCGCAGGTCGGCGACCAGGGACTGACCATGGGGCGGGCCGTTGCCGTGCTGGCCGGCCTCCCACTGACCGTCCCCGGGTACGCCATCGACCGGATGTGTGCGGGGGCGCTGACCGCGATCTGCAACGCGGCGAACGCGATCAGGGTCGGAGCGCAGGACGTGGTCCTGGCCGGTGGGGTCGAACACATGGGCCGCCACCCGATGGGGGCCCACATGGATCCCAACCCGCGGTTCATCGCCGAGAAGCTGGTGGACCCGACGGCGTTGGTGATGGGTAACACCGCCGAGAACCTGCACGACGAGCTCCCGGAGATCACCCGCGAACGCGCCGACCAGTACGCGGTGCAGTCACAGGAGCGCACCGCCAAAGCTCAGGCCGAGGGGATCTTCGACACCCACGTGGCGCGCATGGTGGTGTGGTCGAAGGACGGTGTGCGGGTCGTGTCCGACGACGAACATCCCCGCCCCGGCACCACCGTGAACGACCTCACCACGCTGTCGTCCCCGTTCCGGGTCGGTGGACGGGTCACGGCCGGGAACGCCGCCGGCCTCAACGATGGGGCCGGCTGTGTCCTGCTCACCAGCGCCGAGTACGCCGAGGGCAAGGGGCTGGCACCCCGGATGCGCTTCGTCGACTACGTGTTCGTCGGCGTCGAGCCGGAGACCATGGGGTACGGCCCCGTCCCCGCGACCGATCGGCTCCTGGCCCGCAACGACCTCACGCTGGACGACGTCGACGTGGTGTTCATGAACGAGGCGTTCGCGGTGCAGTGCGTGGCGTTCCTCGACCACTACGGCCTCCCACTGGACACCCCGAAGGTCAACCCCTACGGCGGCGCGATCGCGATGGGCCACCCACTGGCGATGTCCGGGGCGCGGCTGACCGCCGAGCTGGCCACGTTCTTCGAGAAGAACCCCGACGCCCGTTACGGCGTGACGACGCTGTGTGTCGGGCTTGGCATGGGCTGCTCGATCTTGTGGGAGCGGCTGTAG